The following proteins come from a genomic window of Enterobacter chengduensis:
- the ubiG gene encoding bifunctional 2-polyprenyl-6-hydroxyphenol methylase/3-demethylubiquinol 3-O-methyltransferase UbiG, translating into MNAEKSPVAHNVDHEEIAKFEAVASRWWDLEGEFKPLHRINPLRLGYIAERSGGLFGKKVLDVGCGGGILAESMAREGANVTGLDMGFEPLQVARLHALESGIQVDYVQETVEEHAAKHAHQYDVVTCMEMLEHVPDPQSVVHACAKLVKPGGQVFFSTINRNGKAWLMAVVGAEYVLRMVPKGTHDVKKFIKPAELLTWVDQTWLKEQHITGLHYNPLTDKFKLAPGVDVNYMLHTTAKND; encoded by the coding sequence ATGAATGCCGAAAAATCCCCGGTGGCCCACAACGTTGACCACGAAGAGATTGCCAAATTTGAAGCGGTGGCGTCCCGCTGGTGGGATCTCGAAGGTGAGTTCAAACCGCTGCACCGCATTAACCCGCTGCGTCTGGGCTATATCGCGGAGCGCTCCGGCGGTCTGTTCGGTAAGAAGGTGCTCGACGTTGGCTGCGGCGGCGGCATCCTGGCGGAGAGCATGGCGCGCGAAGGAGCGAATGTCACCGGCCTGGATATGGGCTTTGAACCGCTGCAGGTTGCCCGCCTTCACGCCCTCGAGTCCGGCATTCAGGTCGACTACGTGCAGGAAACCGTGGAAGAGCACGCGGCTAAACATGCCCATCAGTACGACGTGGTGACCTGCATGGAGATGCTGGAGCACGTACCCGATCCGCAGTCCGTGGTGCACGCCTGTGCAAAACTGGTGAAACCGGGCGGCCAGGTCTTCTTCTCCACCATCAACCGCAACGGTAAAGCCTGGCTGATGGCCGTCGTCGGCGCGGAGTACGTGCTGCGCATGGTGCCGAAAGGGACGCACGACGTGAAGAAATTCATCAAGCCGGCGGAGCTATTAACCTGGGTCGACCAGACGTGGCTCAAAGAGCAGCACATTACCGGCCTGCACTACAATCCGCTGACCGATAAATTCAAGCTCGCGCCGGGCGTTGATGTTAACTATATGTTGCACACAACCGCCAAAAACGACTAA
- the nrdA gene encoding class 1a ribonucleoside-diphosphate reductase subunit alpha: MNQSLLVTKRDGTTERINLDKIHRVLDWAAEGLNNVSISQVELRSHIQFYDGIKTSDIHETIIKAAADLISREAPDYQYLAARLAIFHLRKKAYGQFEPPKLYDHVVKMVELGKYDTHLLEDYTEEEFEQMNGFIDHWRDMNFSYAAVKQLEGKYLVQNRVTGEIYESAQFLYILVAACLFSNYPRDTRLDYVKRFYDAVSTFKISLPTPIMSGVRTPTRQFSSCVLIECGDSLDSINATSSAIVKYVSQRAGIGINAGRIRALGSPIRGGEAFHTGCIPFYKHFQTAVKSCSQGGVRGGAATLFYPMWHLEVESLLVLKNNRGVEGNRVRHMDYGVQINKLMYTRLLKGEDITLFSPSDVPGLYDAFFADQDEFERLYTKYEKDDSIRKQRVKAVDLFSLMMQERASTGRIYIQNVDHCNTHSPFDPVVAPVRQSNLCLEIALPTKPLEDVNDENGEIALCTLSAFNLGAIKSLDELEELAVLAVRALDALLDYQDYPIPAAKRGAMGRRTLGIGVINFAYWLAKNGKRYSDGSANNLTHQTFEAIQYYLMKASNELAKEQGACPWFNETTYAKGILPIDTYKKDLDAIVSEPLHLDWEGLRESIKTHGLRNSTLSALMPSETSSQISNATNGIEPPRGHVSIKASKDGVLRQVVPDYETLGDKYELLWEMPNNDGYLQLVGIMQKFIDQSISANTNYDPTRFPSGKVPMQQLLKDLLTAYKFGVKTLYYHNTRDGAEDAQDDLAPSIQDDGCESGACKI; encoded by the coding sequence ATGAATCAGAGTCTGCTGGTGACAAAGCGCGACGGTACTACCGAGCGTATCAATCTGGACAAAATCCATCGAGTTCTCGACTGGGCAGCAGAAGGACTGAACAACGTATCTATCTCCCAGGTTGAACTGCGTTCCCACATTCAGTTCTACGACGGCATCAAAACGTCTGATATTCACGAAACGATTATTAAAGCAGCGGCAGACCTGATCTCCCGCGAAGCACCGGATTATCAGTACCTGGCTGCACGTCTGGCGATTTTCCACCTGCGTAAAAAAGCCTACGGCCAGTTTGAGCCGCCGAAGCTTTACGATCACGTGGTGAAAATGGTTGAGCTGGGCAAATACGACACGCATCTGCTGGAAGACTATACGGAAGAAGAGTTCGAGCAGATGAACGGGTTTATCGATCACTGGCGCGACATGAACTTCTCCTACGCGGCGGTGAAGCAGCTCGAAGGCAAATACCTGGTTCAGAACCGCGTAACCGGTGAGATCTACGAAAGCGCCCAGTTCCTCTATATTCTGGTGGCCGCCTGCCTGTTCTCTAACTACCCGCGTGACACCCGTCTGGACTACGTGAAGCGTTTCTACGATGCGGTATCCACGTTTAAAATTTCTCTGCCGACGCCAATCATGTCCGGCGTGCGTACCCCTACCCGTCAGTTCAGCTCCTGCGTGCTGATCGAATGTGGCGACAGCCTGGATTCCATCAACGCCACCTCCAGCGCCATCGTGAAATACGTTTCCCAGCGTGCCGGTATCGGCATCAACGCCGGTCGTATTCGCGCGCTGGGCAGCCCGATTCGCGGTGGCGAAGCGTTCCACACCGGCTGCATCCCGTTCTATAAGCACTTCCAGACGGCGGTGAAATCCTGCTCTCAGGGCGGCGTGCGCGGCGGGGCGGCGACCCTGTTCTACCCGATGTGGCACCTGGAAGTAGAAAGCCTGCTGGTCCTGAAAAACAACCGCGGCGTGGAAGGCAACCGCGTGCGCCACATGGACTACGGCGTGCAGATCAACAAGCTGATGTACACCCGTCTGCTGAAGGGTGAAGACATCACCCTGTTCAGCCCGTCCGACGTGCCGGGCCTGTATGACGCGTTCTTTGCCGATCAGGACGAGTTCGAGCGTCTGTACACCAAATACGAAAAAGACGACAGCATCCGCAAGCAGCGCGTGAAGGCGGTCGACCTGTTCTCCCTGATGATGCAGGAACGTGCCTCTACCGGCCGTATCTACATCCAGAACGTTGACCACTGCAACACCCACAGCCCGTTTGATCCGGTCGTTGCGCCAGTGCGCCAGTCTAACCTGTGCCTGGAGATCGCCCTGCCGACCAAACCGCTGGAAGACGTGAACGACGAAAACGGCGAAATCGCGCTGTGCACGCTGTCCGCGTTCAACCTGGGCGCAATTAAGAGCCTGGACGAGCTGGAAGAGCTGGCCGTGCTGGCGGTTCGCGCGCTCGACGCCCTGCTGGACTACCAGGATTACCCAATCCCGGCGGCTAAACGCGGCGCAATGGGCCGTCGTACCCTCGGTATCGGCGTGATCAACTTCGCCTACTGGCTGGCGAAAAACGGCAAGCGTTACTCCGACGGCAGCGCCAACAACCTGACGCACCAGACGTTCGAAGCGATTCAGTACTACCTGATGAAAGCCTCTAACGAGCTGGCAAAAGAGCAAGGCGCGTGCCCGTGGTTCAACGAAACCACCTACGCGAAAGGCATTCTGCCGATTGACACCTACAAGAAAGACCTGGATGCGATCGTCAGCGAGCCGCTGCACCTCGACTGGGAAGGCCTGCGCGAGTCCATTAAAACGCACGGCCTGCGTAACTCCACGCTCTCTGCCCTGATGCCGTCCGAGACCTCTTCGCAGATCTCCAACGCCACCAACGGCATTGAGCCGCCGCGCGGCCACGTCAGCATCAAAGCGTCGAAAGACGGCGTGCTGCGTCAGGTGGTGCCGGATTACGAGACACTGGGTGACAAGTACGAGCTGCTGTGGGAAATGCCAAACAACGACGGCTACCTGCAGCTGGTGGGTATCATGCAGAAGTTTATCGACCAGTCGATCTCTGCTAATACCAACTACGACCCGACGCGCTTCCCGTCCGGCAAGGTGCCAATGCAGCAGCTGCTGAAAGACCTGCTGACCGCCTACAAATTTGGCGTGAAAACGCTGTACTATCACAACACCCGTGATGGTGCGGAAGACGCCCAGGACGACCTGGCTCCGTCCATTCAGGACGATGGCTGCGAAAGCGGCGCATGTAAGATCTAA
- the nrdB gene encoding class Ia ribonucleoside-diphosphate reductase subunit beta has protein sequence MAYTTFSQTKNDQLKEPMFFGQPVNVARYDQQKYDIFEKLIEKQLSFFWRPEEVDVSRDRIDYQSLPDHEKHIFISNLKYQTLLDSIQGRSPNVALLPLISIPELETWVETWAFSETIHSRSYTHIIRNIVNDPAVVFDDIVTNEQIQKRAEGIAHYYDELIEMTSYWHLLGEGTHSVNGKTITVNLRALKKQLYLCLMSVNALEAIRFYVSFACSFAFAERKLMEGNAKIIRLIARDEALHLTGTQHMLNLLRSGTDDPEMAEIAEECKQECYDLFVLAAQQEKEWAEYLFRDGSMIGLNKDILCQYVEYITNIRMQAVGLDLPFQTRSNPIPWINTWLVSDNVQVAPQEVEVSSYLVGQIDSEVNTDDLSDFQL, from the coding sequence ATGGCATATACCACCTTTTCACAGACGAAAAACGACCAGCTCAAAGAGCCGATGTTCTTCGGCCAGCCGGTCAACGTGGCACGCTACGACCAGCAAAAATATGACATCTTCGAAAAGCTGATCGAAAAGCAACTCTCCTTCTTCTGGCGTCCGGAAGAAGTGGACGTCTCTCGCGACCGCATTGACTACCAGTCGCTGCCGGATCACGAAAAGCATATCTTCATCAGCAACCTGAAGTACCAGACGCTGCTGGACTCCATTCAGGGCCGTAGCCCGAACGTGGCGCTGCTGCCGCTGATCTCCATTCCGGAGCTGGAAACCTGGGTGGAAACCTGGGCGTTCTCCGAGACGATCCACTCCCGCTCTTACACCCATATCATCCGCAACATCGTGAACGATCCGGCGGTGGTGTTTGACGATATCGTCACCAACGAACAGATCCAGAAGCGCGCGGAAGGCATTGCCCATTATTACGATGAGCTGATCGAGATGACCAGCTACTGGCATCTGCTGGGCGAAGGCACCCACAGCGTGAACGGTAAAACCATTACCGTGAACCTGCGCGCGCTGAAAAAGCAGCTGTACCTGTGCCTGATGAGCGTCAACGCGCTGGAGGCGATCCGCTTCTACGTCAGCTTCGCCTGCTCCTTCGCCTTTGCCGAGCGCAAGCTGATGGAAGGCAACGCCAAAATCATCCGCCTGATCGCCCGCGACGAGGCCCTGCACCTGACGGGTACCCAGCACATGCTGAACCTGCTGCGCAGCGGCACGGACGATCCGGAGATGGCGGAAATCGCCGAAGAGTGCAAGCAGGAGTGCTACGACCTGTTCGTGCTGGCGGCCCAGCAGGAGAAAGAGTGGGCAGAATACCTGTTCCGCGACGGCTCCATGATTGGCCTGAACAAAGACATCCTGTGCCAGTACGTTGAGTACATCACCAACATCCGCATGCAGGCTGTCGGTCTCGATCTGCCGTTCCAGACGCGCTCTAACCCAATCCCGTGGATCAACACCTGGCTGGTGTCCGATAACGTCCAGGTCGCGCCGCAGGAAGTGGAAGTGAGTTCTTACCTGGTCGGTCAGATTGATTCTGAAGTCAACACCGACGACCTGAGCGACTTCCAGCTCTGA
- the yfaE gene encoding class I ribonucleotide reductase maintenance protein YfaE, producing MSRVTLSLSGTEVLCREEHPSLLVALEAHQVEVEYQCRSGYCGSCRCRLVTGQVDWLTEPLAFINEGEILPCCCRAKGDIEIEM from the coding sequence ATGTCACGCGTCACGCTAAGTCTTTCCGGCACCGAGGTGCTGTGTCGGGAAGAGCACCCTTCTCTGCTGGTGGCGCTTGAGGCGCATCAGGTAGAAGTAGAGTACCAGTGTCGTTCCGGCTACTGCGGCTCCTGCCGCTGCCGTCTGGTCACAGGCCAGGTGGACTGGCTGACCGAGCCGCTGGCCTTTATCAACGAAGGGGAAATTTTGCCCTGCTGCTGCCGGGCAAAAGGCGATATCGAAATCGAGATGTGA
- the glpQ gene encoding glycerophosphodiester phosphodiesterase: MKLTQLATGLLLAGLMTGSALAADKIVIAHRGASGYLPEHTLPAKAMAYAQGADYLEQDLVMTKDDQLVVLHDHYLDRVTDVAERFPDRARKDGRYYAIDFTLAEIRSLKFTEGFEIESGKKVQVYPGRFPMGKSDFRIHTFQEEIEFVQGLNHSTGKNIGIYPEIKAPWFHHQEGKDIAAKTLEVLKQYGYTSKKDKVYLQCFDAAELKRIKTELEPKMGMDLNLVQLIAYTDWNETQEKQPDGKWVNYSYDWMFKPGAMKQIAQYADGIGPDYHMLVAEGSTPGHVKLTAMVKEAHESKMQVHPYTVRADQLPPYAADVNQLYEVLYNQAGVDGLFTDFPDKAVSFLKD; encoded by the coding sequence ATGAAATTAACTCAGTTAGCGACGGGCCTGCTGCTGGCGGGCCTGATGACCGGGTCCGCGCTGGCGGCGGATAAAATCGTGATTGCCCACCGCGGCGCGAGCGGCTATCTGCCGGAGCATACGCTGCCGGCAAAAGCGATGGCCTATGCCCAGGGCGCGGATTATCTGGAGCAGGATCTGGTGATGACGAAGGACGACCAGCTGGTTGTCCTGCACGATCACTATCTGGACCGCGTGACGGACGTGGCGGAGCGTTTCCCGGACCGCGCCCGTAAGGATGGCCGCTACTACGCCATCGACTTCACGCTGGCGGAGATTCGCTCCCTGAAGTTTACCGAAGGCTTCGAGATTGAGAGCGGCAAGAAGGTGCAGGTCTATCCGGGTCGTTTCCCGATGGGCAAATCTGACTTCCGCATTCATACCTTCCAGGAAGAGATTGAGTTTGTTCAGGGGCTGAACCACTCGACCGGTAAAAATATCGGTATCTACCCGGAAATCAAAGCCCCGTGGTTCCACCATCAGGAAGGGAAGGACATTGCCGCGAAGACGCTGGAGGTGCTGAAGCAGTACGGCTACACCAGCAAAAAGGACAAGGTTTATCTGCAGTGTTTTGACGCCGCCGAGCTGAAGCGCATTAAAACCGAGCTGGAGCCGAAGATGGGGATGGACCTCAATCTGGTGCAGCTGATTGCCTACACCGACTGGAATGAAACCCAGGAGAAGCAGCCTGACGGAAAGTGGGTGAACTACAGCTACGACTGGATGTTCAAGCCGGGCGCGATGAAGCAGATTGCGCAGTACGCCGACGGAATCGGGCCGGATTACCACATGCTGGTGGCGGAAGGCTCAACGCCGGGCCACGTGAAGCTGACGGCAATGGTGAAAGAGGCGCATGAGAGCAAGATGCAGGTCCATCCGTACACGGTGCGCGCAGACCAGCTGCCGCCGTATGCCGCGGACGTGAATCAGCTTTATGAGGTGTTATACAATCAGGCGGGCGTGGACGGGCTGTTTACGGATTTCCCGGATAAAGCGGTGAGCTTTTTGAAGGATTAA